GACCCGAGAGCAAATGGACGCAAGAGAAAACCTGCAGGCGATCTGCAGGGCTTGCCACGCCGTCAAAACGGCGCGGGAGTCGCAGGGCTTGTTCACCCCACTTCTGACCTGATCGCTTCGCATGCGACTTCATCGCGCTGCTTGGGTGGTTTTGGGCGGGGAGGGGGAGGGTCGAAACCAGGGCGATCCCGCCCTCTAGACCGACCGGTTCGTCGAATTTTTACGCCCGCGAAATATGAAATTTAACTGGAGGCCCGATGGCAGGTGCTGCTGGGCGCTCTGGCCGTCGCCCCAAACCTACGGCAAAGAAGCTGCTAGCTGGTAATCCAGGCAAGCGTGCTCTCAATCAAGCTGAACCGGACTTCGAGCTGGTACTGAATATCGATTGTCCGGATTGGATGGGAGATAACGGCCGGATGCTATGGGAAGCCGTGGCGCCTCAGTTGTGCAAAGAGCGCATTTTGGCAGCGACGGATATTCAGAACCTTGAGGTGTACTGCTCTGCTTATGACCAGTTTCGGATGGCCCAGGCGGATATCGCCCGGAACGGAGTGACGGTCTCTGGAGCCATGGGCGGCGTGATCAAGAACCCTGCCGCG
This region of Comamonas thiooxydans genomic DNA includes:
- a CDS encoding HNH endonuclease signature motif containing protein yields the protein MQRDACLCQPCLKLGAVSGAQEVDHIVSKAQAKRLGWTREQMDARENLQAICRACHAVKTARESQGLFTPLLT
- a CDS encoding phage terminase small subunit P27 family, with product MAGAAGRSGRRPKPTAKKLLAGNPGKRALNQAEPDFELVLNIDCPDWMGDNGRMLWEAVAPQLCKERILAATDIQNLEVYCSAYDQFRMAQADIARNGVTVSGAMGGVIKNPAATALKEATAMMASYGGMLGLDPSSRQRMMGTGKKKQSDNPFAGVING